A genome region from Candidatus Eisenbacteria bacterium includes the following:
- a CDS encoding sulfurtransferase has product MKHSPGFLALVNDAKSRVKQMSIEDYRRRVAAGEAFVLVDTREDNEWASAHATGAMHLSKGVIEREIEQAVPEKDAPVVLYCGGGFRSALVADNLQKMGYTNVISLDGGWRGWVAAGLPTEKGGA; this is encoded by the coding sequence ATGAAGCACTCTCCGGGGTTTCTCGCGCTCGTCAACGACGCCAAGTCGCGCGTGAAGCAGATGTCGATCGAGGACTACCGCCGTCGCGTCGCGGCCGGCGAGGCGTTCGTGCTGGTCGACACTCGCGAAGACAACGAGTGGGCGAGCGCGCATGCGACCGGTGCCATGCACCTGAGCAAGGGCGTGATCGAGCGCGAGATCGAACAGGCGGTGCCCGAGAAGGACGCCCCGGTGGTGCTCTACTGCGGCGGCGGCTTCCGAAGTGCTCTGGTGGCCGACAACCTTCAGAAGATGGGCTACACCAACGTGATCTCGCTCGACGGCGGCTGGCGCGGCTGGGTCGCGGCCGGGCTCCCGACCGAAAAGGGTGGCGCGTGA